The Naumovozyma dairenensis CBS 421 chromosome 1, complete genome genomic interval TCTGCCGCCCTTTATAGCATTTACACCACAAAATACAAATCCTCCACCTAAACAACAGCGACAACAGGTGAAATTATCTAATTATAGCGGATTGAAcgaaaacaacaatattaaCAGCAATAGTAGTAAACCAATAACAATACCTCTACATGTGAATAAAAGTGAACctacaaaaaaaaggtcaaataaaaatttaccAAAAATGAAACTAATGGAAACGACTAAAAACTCGATACCAACTAAGAAAAATCCAATACCTTTACAAAATGGATATACAAGACCGTTAAGTAATGCAAACACTAGTAACGAgaatcaaagaaataatagatCTGCACATAACTACTCAAACGGTTCTATACTGGAGACATTCTCATCGCATGATAATCCAACACCTTTGACATCTAAATCTGTAACACCTCATTATTCTGACGTAGTATTGAATGATGATCAAATTGCGATTGATAATTATAAAGCAATCATACTGCAGGTTCTTTCTTCAGAAAATTATAACCAAATTGATCCAGAATTATTTGCAAAGTTATCTCATCCGCCTCCCAATTTCGATATAAATGTCAACATTGACGAACAAGGTCACTCTCCACTACACTGGGCTACAGCAATGGCTAATATTCCATTCCTTAAGATATTGATTGTATTGAACGCAAATGCTCTTCAATGTAATTTAGCAGGGTTCAATGCCGTATCGAAATCAGTTTTTTACAATAATTGTTATAAAGCTGGAAATTTTGCAGAAATAATCTCGATTCTTAGAATATGTCTGATAACACCTGATGCCAATGGGAGATTGCCAATTCATTATCTAGTTGAATTGAGTGTTAATAAATCCAAAGATCCAAATGttatcaattattatatggatatgattttacaaaatttagctgaagaagattattctctattgaaaatgtgTTTAAATTTCCAGGACAATATAGGAAATACACCTCTACATCTAGCTGCCTTGAACATTAATCTGGAATTatgtaataaattttgCTACTTAGGTGCTTCTATGGATATACCAAATATGGATAACGAATCTCCTGCTACAATTTTAGCCAAATTTAATATGGTACCTCCTTCAACCTCATCAATTCATCCTCACATTGGACAGCATCAACCTCAACATCTGCAGCAACAGCCTCAACGGCAACAGCAACCACAGCCTTCTCAGCAGAACATACCAACATTTCCAACGGACTTTCCTCCATCTCAGCAGCTTCTAACAGATGCCCATCGGATGACTCGTATGGATGAGCCAGTAAATGAATCAAAGGATtctgaaaagaataaagtTGATGAGCTTGTAAGGATAGGACCAGCTACAAAGAAGGGGAAGGATGGTTCCAGACGTGCCGAATCCAAGAACATTGACCATATTGGTACTACGAAAAAAGATTTAGATAATGGACTATACCCTAATAATGTTATAGTACCATCGAAAGGAGATCAAACATCGCATATACCATCATATAACTATAGTATCATAGAAGATTTCTCAAATAACGACTCTTTATTAACTTCTTCCATTCTAAAGGATTCAAAAACAACTCCAATTAAACTTCTAGAAGGATCACCTATGCTATATAAGAAAGGTCTCAATTCTTCCAACACTTATTCGAATCCGAAAGTGTACAAACATGGTTCAAGTTTGAAAAACTCTTTTTTAAGTAccgatgaagataatattgaaagatcACCAATCGGATCAATTGAGAAACATGAAACACATATGGACATTGTAGCTAATAAAATAACTCGAGCAGCAGTGAAATTGACTACATTTATTAAGGACGAACCACATTATCTTTCTTCAGAGATTTGTGCTGTAGAAGAGGAATTAGCAAAGGCTGAGCATACTATATCTGAGACAAAAGCTCATGAAAAACAACTTTATGAATCATTTCAACATGACCAAGTTGCAGGTACTTCGAGTGATATAAAGGATACTGAACAAATTAAAGAGGAGAATTCTAAACTATCATCCTTAGTTCAAGATGCTAAACAAGATTTCATTCGTTGtatggaaaaattacaagCTTTGAAACTTGCAACATTGGTCCAGGATGAAGAATCTGAGATAGATATTAGCCCAGACCGTGAAAGTTCTCCGGCAGTTGTTGACAATACTAACGTTACTGCTATACCTGATGAATCACAACTTCGATATGCAATTGAATTAGTGCTATTACAAATGAAGAGAGTCTCTactttgaagaagataagTGATGCTAGATGTAAAGCCACGTCATCCACTAAAATCCACAAATATAGACAATTGATTGGTATGACCATCGAAAACATAGACTCTAAATTAGACGATATAGAACATGATCTAAGATCTAACATTTAAGTGTGTATATACTATCCTTTTATAAAAACTCTATCATgttttttccatttctaCGAAATCAAACAATTGACCTGCATCGTGTATGTAACCTGTCTGTTTTGCTCGTAAGATCTGCGTTCCGATACAGCAGTATAGCTTTATTCATTTACCAGGGTAGTCTGACCATCATGTCGCGATGGATTTATTTTACGGGCCAAAAATTGTGACGCGTTCACCGTTTGCGTTGAATTTTACGCGCATCTGCCGGTCCGTAAatcttctttccttttgttttgaaaattttgaagaaaaatcGATGAgatacaaaaaaaaacttaCATTGATAAAATAACAAACTATTATCTTATTGAAAAACACAGATACACTTCAAAGTAGAGATCTGTATCTAACTGTAGATCTTATTATCAGGATATAATAACCAAGCTCTACTGATTCAATATGTCAACTGAAGAATACTATAATGATCTTCAAAGGATCTTGGCTGCCATTACCCAATCTACCGGTGCCGGTTTGAAAGAAGCAACCAAGACTTTACAAACTGTCTACTATCCACAACCTGCGTCAGTTCCTGCTTTGGTCAATATTTTACAAACTCAACCGGATGTTGGTGTTAGACAATTAGCAGGTATCGAAGTTAGAAAATTGATTCCAAAACACTGGAACTCTTTAGATGATGCCACCAAGACCCAAATCAAAACATCCTTGTTGCAAAATGCCTTCACTGAAGAAAAGCAAATTATTCGTCATGCAAATGCTCATGTTATCGCAGCTATCagtattgaagaattagaagcTAACAAATGGCCGGATTTGATTCCTAATTTGATCCAAGCAGCTTCCAATGAAGATGCTGCCACTAGACAAACTGCCATTTTCATTCTNTTATCCTTATTAGAAGAATTCCTCCCNNAGTCTTTGACTAGATACATTGATGACTTCTTGAACTTATTCAGTCAAACCATTAACGATACTGCATCGTTGGAAACCAGATCCCTATCCGCACAAGCTTTGAACCACGTTTCTGCATTGattgaagaacaagatgaaATCAATCCACAACAGGCTGccaaatttatttctttaattccATCATTCGTTGCTGTCTTAGATGCAGTCATTAAAGCAGATGACACTGATAATGCCAAAttgattttcaattgtttgaaCGATTTCCTTCTATTGGACTCTCAATTGACTGGTAATACTATTGCTGATTTGATTAAATTGGCTTTGCAAATCGCTGTCAACAAGGAAatcgaagaagaagttagAGTCTATGctattcaatttatcatttctGCTTTAAGTTATAGAAAATCCAAGGTTTCTCAAAGTAAATTAGGTCCAGAGATTACTTTATCTGCTTTGAGAATTGCTgctgaagaaattgacgttgaagatgaattgaacAATGAAGAGGAAACCagtgaaaatgaagaaaataccCCACCATCAGCTGCCATCAGATTGATTGCGTTTGCTGCATCTGAATTGCCACCATCTCAAGTCGCTTCAGTTATCGTTGAACATTTACCTACTATGTTGCACTCTACTAATagttttgaaagaagagCTATTCTTTTAGCTATCTCTGTCGCTGTAACTGGTTCTCCGGATTACATTTTGTCTCAATTTGATAAGATTATCCCAGCTGCTATTGCAGGTTTGAAAGATTCTGAACCAGTTGTCAAATTGGCTGCATTGAAATGTGTTTCCCAATTGACTACTGATTTGCAAGATGATGTTGCCAAGTTCCATGAAGATTTTTTACCATTAATCATTGACATTATCGATTCTGCTAAATTCGTCGTCATTTATAATTACGCCACTGTTGCCTTAGATGGATTATTAGAATTTATCGCCTACGATGCCATTATTAAGTATTTGGAACCATTAATGAACAAATTGTTCTACATGTTAGAAAGTAACCAATCATCCAAACTAAGATGTGCTATTGTTTCTGCTATTGGTTCTGCTGCGTTTGCTGCTGGTTCTGCATTCATTCCATACTTCAAGACAAGTGTTCAATACTTGGAAcaatttattcaaaattgtTCCAACATTGAAGGGATGACTGAAGATGACATTGAATTGAGAGCCATgacttttgaaaatatctcTACTATGGCTAGAGCTGTTAGATCAGAAACATTTGCTCCATTTGCCGATCCATTAGTCACTGCTGCCTATGATGCTATTAGAACTGATTCTGCTAGATTAAGAGAATCTGGTTATGCTTTCATTGCCAATCTTGCCAAAGTTTACGGTGAAAATTTCGCACCATTCTTAAAGACTGTCATGCCAGAAATTTTCAAGACTTTAGGATTGAGCGAATATCAATTTGAAGGTGAAGGTGATGAATTAGCTGCCTTGGCTGACGGTGGTtctgaagaagatttaCAAAGTAAGTTTACTGTTAATACCGGTATTGCTTACGAAAAGGAagttgctgctgctgcttTATCGGAATTAGCTATTGGGACGAAGAAACATTTCTTGCCATACGTTGAAGAAagtttgaaaatattaaatgaacAAGTGGAAGAATCCTATGGTTTAAGAGAAACTGCTTTGAACACCATTTGGAATATTGTTAAAGCTGTTTTATTAGCTTCTGGTGCAGTGGCTGAAAGTTATCCAAAGGGTATTCCAGCCGGTTCATATGTTGATCAAAGTGTCTTAACCATTATTCAATCCGCTAGAGAAACTGCTTTGACTAatattgttgatgaatttgaaactGCCATGGTCATTACAGTAATGGAAGATTTTGCTAATATGATCAAGCAATTCGGTCCTATTATTGTCATGGATAATGGTAACACAGCGGGTTTGGAATCTTTATGTTTACAGGTCAATAATGTCTTAAAGGGTGAGCATACCTGTCAAACTATTGATATGGAAGAAGATATTCCAAaggatgaagaattagatgCCTCTGAAACTGAAGCTACTCTACAAGATGTTGTATTAGAAGTTTTGGTTAGTCTATCGTTTTCCTTAGCTTCTGACTTCCCAAAAGTTTTCGAAACCTTCAAACCAACTATCTTCACATTGTTCAAATCTAAATCCAAAAATAAGAGATCATCTGCTGTTGGTGCTGTTTCAGAGATTGTCTTAGGTATGAAAGAATCTAATCCATTTATTCAAGAGATGTTAGAAAGTTTAATCATTATCTTAACAAGtgataaatcattagaagTAAGAGGTAATGCTGCATACGGTGTTGGGTTATTGTGTGAATATGCTCAATTTGATGTTACATCAGTCTACGAACCAGTATTGAAAGCTTTGTATGAATTGTTAAGCACAGCTGATCAAAAGGCTTTAacagaagatgatgaagcCACTAGAGAAACCATTGATAGATCCTATGCCAATGCTACTGGTTGTGTTGCTAGAATGACCTTAAAGAACGAAAATTTTGTTCCAGTGGATCAAACTCTTCCAGCATTATTAGCACATTTACCATTAAAGACCggatttgaagaatataatccaatctttgaattaataatgaaactataccaacaaaataattctGTCATTGCCAATGCTACACCAAAGGTTGTTGAAATTCTAAGTGCCGTATTTGCTAAGGaacaagaaagaattaaattagAACAAGAATCTACTTTAggaagagaagaaaatatggaTAGATTGAAACAATTCCAAACAGAAGAAATGAAGCAAAAAGTCATTGaacttttgaaatatttgaatacaACTTATAATGGTATTGTTGCTGCCGATGCAGTCTTAGCTACTGTCATTGCTTAAAAGACATGAGGTTGTCATTATTGTATATTAATCACATTATCTGTGTCTATCAGTTATAGacttttattatattacgTATCCATATGTATATACGTCTCTCTttttaaaaacaaaatacaTTATTAGAAAACAAGTTCTACTATGTATTTAAGCACAGTGTACACCcaatttatcaaatgtCTCGTATGTGTGATAGCATTCCAACCTCCAAGAGAATAAGGAAGGATACTTAATAAATCATATTTAAAGCCACACCTACAAAAGTTGATCACAGTTAAATAAACTTTAATATAGACTTAATATTAGAGTTTTATAGTTTCTGTGTTGCCTATAACTTACTCGTCTAATCAAGATAAGTAAGTTTAGACTACGATAACCTTCTTTCTGTATTCGTGTCCTTGCCTCTGAAGGAAATTGTAGTCTCTTTCTCCCCCGCTTGTCAGCATTTTCGCTCTGTTCCCAGCACGATTTTTGCAGATGAGGAGGGTGGGGGGCCGTTCTGCTCAGGCCTCTGGCTGTAGGGTAGGGAGGTTTCGTGGAGGAAAGCCGGTTAAATCGGTAAATATTCTAAAAAAAACATTCTAAGCGAAATTTTCCGCAAATTTGTACCCAGGCGAGGCGTTTTTCATAGAACCCCATTTTAAAAGCAGGgtgtatatttttaaaatgaGTTAAAGTACAGAAAGTTTAGTAAAACAACAGGGTTGTGGGAAGAGCCATACTTCTATCCTTTGCCATTTCTTCTGCCGGCCAGTAAATTGTTCTCAACGTCGAGGTGACAGCTGTTGCCTACTTACAAATGTGACGATCCGCCATCATTCTCTCAAAGGTTGCCCAGACGGGGTAAAATCCTTGCCTAAAACTTTTCCGCCGTTGGCTCCCAAGCTTTTTActtattttgttttcttaaCCTAGGCTTGTGTATTTACCCTTTTCCCCTACCATAGGttccatttttcatttttcatttttcattttcgttACTGTTCTCGATACGGTAACGTTTGTTTATTTAGTTTGAGCATTACACACAGCAAAACAACGCTTAGAAATTACTTTACTCAGTAACGATCAGCTAATTGgatattcaataaagaGACAATAAACGTTTGATTCTGTTtctaacaaaaaaataaatcttgCAAATCTTTACGCTCATTTTGGTGTTATTAATTGTATTCTTAAAATAGTGTAGCGAGACCGTCCAGTAAACAAATTGCTCACTACTCCAAAACATGGAATAGAAAGAAGGTGTCAATGCTGGCTAGGAAAGTGGGAATTAGAGCTAAACGAAGTCTGGACTCATCCTTCAGATATGGGGCAGCTTCTAAACAAACTTCCTTTTTCACGAGTTTCGCTAGGTCCTGACCTCTAGATATGTTCTGAAGTACGCATGCTCTTTGCTCtatacaataataatataaataatgcagggaatataaaaataaacaaaattaaGGCGCTACACAGAAAGATACCCAATTTTTAACCCTGTCTTTCTCGTCGTCTGACCCTCTTCGCAGTTTAAAAAAATAGCCGGTCCTTTGcattttttccatttctatgaaaaattatgaCGGATTATCACatttattagatgattACTGCGCAAGTTGGTAGGAACCTAAAGGATCTCGGAGATTAACGAATGGTGAAAGTGAATGTTTATGTAGGTACAGAACTCGATCCTATTGTTATCTTGCCTTGTAAGAAAGCCATTTTGGTACCTATTGTCTTGCACATACCTTTTGGGAAAAAGTGGACAAGGAGCTGTTCCGTTCTACGTGGCTACCTCCGATTACTGTCGAACATTCCTCTCGTTGAAGACTTTGGAATTGAATACTGTTCGCTTTGGTGCTATTTTAATCTATCccattcttttttttgctGTGTTTTCTTGCCATGTTCGTCAACGGTTTCAATCCAGCTGGCATATCAGAAAGCAACGATTTCAAAACAACCTCTCAAGGGCAGGAAGACAACGAGAAAAGTCAATCACAGGCTGCGTATGAGGagaatatttattaccaTCAAAATTGCAGGAAGACTCTTGATGAAAGTATATACAATTTCCTCATAGATTCATCCCTAACTGGGACAGCTGAAGCATTTGTGAAAGACGCTAAATTGGAACAACGAAATCATAGTGTGAAGGATAATAGACCGGATGTTAACAGTTACAGTGATCGTTCATCAACTGAATATCTTTATCCATGGTGGCAGATCTTTTGGGACGCTTTTAATTCGAATACTCAACGTCGTGGATCTGAATTAGTTCAAAGCTActtccaaattattaattatcatcaaaatcaGGATCGTATCCAAAAAGATAAGGCTGTACAAGCAGCTCGAATGCAGATGTTCGCGGAACAAAGAGGAGAGTATCAAGCAGAAATGATGAATCCCATGATGTATCAAAATAATCCTCTCCGTATGAATAGTAATATCAGTATGCAAGGAACGCCGTCacaaatgaatataaacGGACCCTTGCCATACAATAGCATAAATACTATGAATTCTCTCCCCCCTGATACATTTAATCGACTTCAAAATCAATACATCGCTAACatggataataataacaatattaatgatattatgCACCAGCCAATGATTGACCAAGATACCAATAGGGTGCCAGAACGCTCAGGACCAGGGAACCCTTCTATACAAGCAAAACCTCCCCCCatgtataataatacacCGATTAACTCACAACAAGCAATgtatcaaaataataatatgaggcctcataataataacaataacaaagAACCATCTATACGATCCTCACCACAAAAAGTGCCTTTAGAACAAAACCAAAACGGAATAATATCAATGGCTGGTTCCACTGAAGCAATCCCAAATGGTATGCTGAACCAACAAAGCTTAAAGAGGAAGAATACCAAGAAAGCCAATACTAACACTACGAATTTACAGCATAGTAGAAAATCAAACACTAACATTGCTGAATTGCAACATATTACCAAACCTCGAAATCAAGGTCCAGATCAATTCGTAAAAGCAACAAAGGCATGTTCAAAATCTACTGTTGCCAAGAGAGTTAATAAGGGACTTAAAAAGAGGAATTGTAACAAACCAGAGCAATATCAACTAGACTCCAAACAAGAGAAACCGAAAAGACGGAGATCACTTGGAGAATTAAAAAAGACACccaatttgaaagaaagagTATATTCTACTCAATCAAATACTGCAACGCCTACCACCTTGACcttcaataatttgaatatgtGCACATATGTCTCTAATAAACCCAATACGTCTAGTCCCTTATCTACATTACATGAAAAGAAGCAATCTTCTTCAGGATCTTCATCAACGGAAAATATTACTTCTCATAAACTTAAAAGAATCTCTAGCACGACCTTAAAAGAATCAGCTTCCACAAAATCATCTCCAATTGTCAGTATGACGACATCACAGtcattaaaaaagaaaagcaGCGCCTCTAAGAGAGAATTCTCCATGATCGATTCAACAGCAGGTCCAAACTCGGCTCCTGTCCCTGGTGAAAGGGACTTTTTAGAGATGCGCCTCGATATTActtcaaataatcaaaatgCTACTAATGAAGTCACATCAGCGCAGTTTACGCTACAAGATTCAATGCAAGCAGGCAAATTACTAGATATCAAGGAGAATGAACAAGAGGAAACCCACAGACAAGAAGAACAAGGAAAAGAACTGCCGAACGAATATGCttataattttgatgatCTTGATATTTCTCCAACGTTAGGAACAGACGCAAATTATAAAGATTCATTCGATGactttgaaaaagatgccaatgatataaatgataaggaaaataaagatgatagGAAACCTAATGACAACAATGACGATTGTAGGAAtgagaataataaaaaatcgCTCTTGAGTTCCATACAACATGAAGGACCAAATTCCCCTGTTGGGaatgaatatgatttgGATATATTCGATCAAAATGACACagaattcaattttatgGATTGGAGTTGATTTCAAGGAACTTAGTTTTCTGATTTTTTGACGGAAAAGAATAACGAAATCACAATACCTCTTACATTCGTTTGCACTTAGAGTAGAAGGGAAAATAATCCTGAATACGAAGATTTTGAAGTAAGCGTTTCTACGTATTCTGATTACTGACTTTGAGATAAAGGCCTGATGATACTTTACAGGAAGACTCTTAGTTGGAACGTATAAACATGAAGACTAACGCACTTTACCGTATCTGGCTTATGAAAGAGTTTTCCATGATTCTTCCTGTAATATAAGGCCTATTTAATAGAGCGTCTTACGATTTGTAATTATGTATATTGTTCTTCTAAGACTTTATGAAATGATGTTAACGAACTCTCATTGTTGTAATAATATAGTTTAATAACCAgtattaaagaattatcatttatttatataatctttGCTTTTACATTGTTTTCGTCTGACATTTCATCGCATAAATAACGATTTTTCAGATTTGCCGAGAATatccaaatattatcaattatgattttttttcgtATCtatgaagaatattatgccaaaagaaaaactatGTGGAGAGCACAGAATCAtttgtaataaatataaactGAAGGTCATAAATACAGATCATATTACCAGTTTATACAAACGACAGTTCCCATATAAATTGCACGTCGAACACAACAATGGCATTCTATTCAAGTTCATCGAGTTCATCAGGGCCGACTCAAACAATGGCCACCGAGAAGGATTTGGCAAATGATATTGTAGTAAATAACCCAGCAGAAGACTCCATTTCAGATATTGCCTTCAGTCCTCAGCAAGATTTCTTATTTAGTAGCAGTTCTTGGGATGGAAAAGTTCGAATTTGGGATGTTCAGAATGGTATAGCACAAGGTAGAAGCCAATATGAACATATGGGGCCTGTCTTAACGACAAGATGGTCAAACGATGGTACCAAAG includes:
- the SWI4 gene encoding SBF complex DNA-binding subunit SWI4 (similar to Saccharomyces cerevisiae SWI4 (YER111C); ancestral locus Anc_7.409), whose protein sequence is MDNNNNNFHSLNGLPPKMTQRITANLTDHLSLTPQSSRPIIEIATYADTDVYECYVKGYEAKVVMRRTRDDWINITQVFKIGKFSKAQRTKVLELEANEMKHEKVQGGYGRFQGTWIPLESAMFLAKKYTITEPVVTEILNFKLDPANPPHKRSKNSVLRKTSPHTKITSPSSYNKTPKKKNLSAANNAGIKKSKKNNSFQANPSPLQNLVFQTPQQSYMLSSMNHLNLTHLTGLENSNFLNNNSENNGDDNNNDNINNSNSHRKPREPASSTSTISTNTPSTTRYSATQKPLQFFPIPTNLSNVTGQPNIKIEQMDKHVNNNHNITSNHNNPNYKSNLPPFIAFTPQNTNPPPKQQRQQVKLSNYSGLNENNNINSNSSKPITIPLHVNKSEPTKKRSNKNLPKMKLMETTKNSIPTKKNPIPLQNGYTRPLSNANTSNENQRNNRSAHNYSNGSILETFSSHDNPTPLTSKSVTPHYSDVVLNDDQIAIDNYKAIILQVLSSENYNQIDPELFAKLSHPPPNFDINVNIDEQGHSPLHWATAMANIPFLKILIVLNANALQCNLAGFNAVSKSVFYNNCYKAGNFAEIISILRICLITPDANGRLPIHYLVELSVNKSKDPNVINYYMDMILQNLAEEDYSLLKMCLNFQDNIGNTPLHLAALNINLELCNKFCYLGASMDIPNMDNESPATILAKFNMVPPSTSSIHPHIGQHQPQHLQQQPQRQQQPQPSQQNIPTFPTDFPPSQQLLTDAHRMTRMDEPVNESKDSEKNKVDELVRIGPATKKGKDGSRRAESKNIDHIGTTKKDLDNGLYPNNVIVPSKGDQTSHIPSYNYSIIEDFSNNDSLLTSSILKDSKTTPIKLLEGSPMLYKKGLNSSNTYSNPKVYKHGSSLKNSFLSTDEDNIERSPIGSIEKHETHMDIVANKITRAAVKLTTFIKDEPHYLSSEICAVEEELAKAEHTISETKAHEKQLYESFQHDQVAGTSSDIKDTEQIKEENSKLSSLVQDAKQDFIRCMEKLQALKLATLVQDEESEIDISPDRESSPAVVDNTNVTAIPDESQLRYAIELVLLQMKRVSTLKKISDARCKATSSTKIHKYRQLIGMTIENIDSKLDDIEHDLRSNI
- the KAP123 gene encoding karyopherin KAP123 (similar to Saccharomyces cerevisiae KAP123 (YER110C); ancestral locus Anc_7.408), with translation MSTEEYYNDLQRILAAITQSTGAGLKEATKTLQTVYYPQPASVPALVNILQTQPDVGVRQLAGIEVRKLIPKHWNSLDDATKTQIKTSLLQNAFTEEKQIIRHANAHVIAAISIEELEANKWPDLIPNLIQAASNEDAATRQTAIFILLSLLEEFLPXSLTRYIDDFLNLFSQTINDTASLETRSLSAQALNHVSALIEEQDEINPQQAAKFISLIPSFVAVLDAVIKADDTDNAKLIFNCLNDFLLLDSQLTGNTIADLIKLALQIAVNKEIEEEVRVYAIQFIISALSYRKSKVSQSKLGPEITLSALRIAAEEIDVEDELNNEEETSENEENTPPSAAIRLIAFAASELPPSQVASVIVEHLPTMLHSTNSFERRAILLAISVAVTGSPDYILSQFDKIIPAAIAGLKDSEPVVKLAALKCVSQLTTDLQDDVAKFHEDFLPLIIDIIDSAKFVVIYNYATVALDGLLEFIAYDAIIKYLEPLMNKLFYMLESNQSSKLRCAIVSAIGSAAFAAGSAFIPYFKTSVQYLEQFIQNCSNIEGMTEDDIELRAMTFENISTMARAVRSETFAPFADPLVTAAYDAIRTDSARLRESGYAFIANLAKVYGENFAPFLKTVMPEIFKTLGLSEYQFEGEGDELAALADGGSEEDLQSKFTVNTGIAYEKEVAAAALSELAIGTKKHFLPYVEESLKILNEQVEESYGLRETALNTIWNIVKAVLLASGAVAESYPKGIPAGSYVDQSVLTIIQSARETALTNIVDEFETAMVITVMEDFANMIKQFGPIIVMDNGNTAGLESLCLQVNNVLKGEHTCQTIDMEEDIPKDEELDASETEATLQDVVLEVLVSLSFSLASDFPKVFETFKPTIFTLFKSKSKNKRSSAVGAVSEIVLGMKESNPFIQEMLESLIIILTSDKSLEVRGNAAYGVGLLCEYAQFDVTSVYEPVLKALYELLSTADQKALTEDDEATRETIDRSYANATGCVARMTLKNENFVPVDQTLPALLAHLPLKTGFEEYNPIFELIMKLYQQNNSVIANATPKVVEILSAVFAKEQERIKLEQESTLGREENMDRLKQFQTEEMKQKVIELLKYLNTTYNGIVAADAVLATVIA
- the NDAI0A01550 gene encoding uncharacterized protein (similar to Saccharomyces cerevisiae FLO8 (YER109C); ancestral locus Anc_7.406), with the translated sequence MFVNGFNPAGISESNDFKTTSQGQEDNEKSQSQAAYEENIYYHQNCRKTLDESIYNFLIDSSLTGTAEAFVKDAKLEQRNHSVKDNRPDVNSYSDRSSTEYLYPWWQIFWDAFNSNTQRRGSELVQSYFQIINYHQNQDRIQKDKAVQAARMQMFAEQRGEYQAEMMNPMMYQNNPLRMNSNISMQGTPSQMNINGPLPYNSINTMNSLPPDTFNRLQNQYIANMDNNNNINDIMHQPMIDQDTNRVPERSGPGNPSIQAKPPPMYNNTPINSQQAMYQNNNMRPHNNNNNKEPSIRSSPQKVPLEQNQNGIISMAGSTEAIPNGMLNQQSLKRKNTKKANTNTTNLQHSRKSNTNIAELQHITKPRNQGPDQFVKATKACSKSTVAKRVNKGLKKRNCNKPEQYQLDSKQEKPKRRRSLGELKKTPNLKERVYSTQSNTATPTTLTFNNLNMCTYVSNKPNTSSPLSTLHEKKQSSSGSSSTENITSHKLKRISSTTLKESASTKSSPIVSMTTSQSLKKKSSASKREFSMIDSTAGPNSAPVPGERDFLEMRLDITSNNQNATNEVTSAQFTLQDSMQAGKLLDIKENEQEETHRQEEQGKELPNEYAYNFDDLDISPTLGTDANYKDSFDDFEKDANDINDKENKDDRKPNDNNDDCRNENNKKSLLSSIQHEGPNSPVGNEYDLDIFDQNDTEFNFMDWS